In a genomic window of Thiosocius teredinicola:
- a CDS encoding threonine ammonia-lyase, whose amino-acid sequence MINPKDYPVSLTEVYRAKRIVGQCLKPTQLIHYPALSSVTGVQVYVKHENHNPTGSFKIRGGINLMHHLKAAGIEGVITHSTGNHGLSVATSAAWAGMNAVVVVPQHNNPVKNLAIRATGAELVEAGATLEDCAAAVDDLCLQRGLYSAHPANEPHLINGVGTEFLEIVEDLPDIDVMIVPIGAGSEAAAAGTVLKALTPRCEIIAVQAERSPAACLSWREGQVMTAANETFAGGFATGSAYALPFDIYRHALTDFVLLSEDEIYQGINAALHHTHQLAEGAGAASLMALIKLRDRLQGKKVVVQMSGCNASPEEIATAVKLPDYPF is encoded by the coding sequence TTGATCAATCCCAAAGATTATCCGGTGTCACTGACCGAGGTGTATCGCGCCAAGCGTATCGTGGGCCAGTGTTTGAAGCCGACCCAGCTCATTCATTATCCGGCCCTGTCGTCAGTCACCGGCGTACAGGTCTATGTGAAGCACGAGAACCACAACCCGACCGGCAGCTTCAAGATACGCGGTGGTATCAACCTGATGCACCATCTGAAAGCTGCCGGTATCGAGGGTGTAATCACGCACTCGACCGGCAACCACGGCCTGTCGGTCGCAACGTCGGCAGCGTGGGCGGGCATGAATGCCGTGGTCGTGGTTCCGCAACACAACAACCCGGTCAAAAACCTCGCGATCCGCGCAACCGGCGCGGAACTGGTGGAAGCCGGGGCGACATTGGAAGACTGCGCCGCCGCGGTCGATGACCTGTGCCTGCAACGCGGCTTGTACAGCGCCCACCCGGCCAACGAACCGCACCTGATCAACGGTGTCGGCACCGAGTTTCTCGAGATCGTCGAAGACCTGCCGGATATCGACGTCATGATCGTGCCGATCGGCGCCGGCAGCGAGGCCGCGGCCGCCGGCACGGTCCTCAAGGCACTGACGCCGCGCTGCGAAATCATCGCCGTACAGGCGGAGCGTTCACCGGCTGCCTGTCTTTCTTGGCGCGAAGGCCAGGTCATGACCGCGGCCAACGAGACCTTTGCCGGCGGTTTCGCCACCGGCTCTGCCTATGCCCTGCCCTTCGACATCTACCGCCACGCATTGACCGACTTCGTGTTGCTGAGCGAAGACGAGATCTATCAAGGTATCAACGCCGCACTGCACCACACCCACCAGTTGGCGGAGGGAGCCGGTGCGGCCAGCCTGATGGCGCTGATCAAACTGCGCGACCGCCTTCAGGGAAAGAAGGTCGTCGTGCAGATGAGCGGCTGCAATGCCTCGCCCGAAGAAATCGCTACCGCGGTCAAGCTGCCGGACTATCCGTTCTAA
- a CDS encoding endonuclease/exonuclease/phosphatase family protein translates to MQVSVGTFNLNNLFSRYNFHATVDALRAAEPGENDVTVAYTFDQASGFMLRTFKGRLVHGKQSKETQAIAARILAMDVDVLAVQEVEDIAVLRQFNSDYLNDLYPHLALIEGNDERLIDVGVMSKLPIGKVSSFQTAVHPDAPQERIFGRDLLAVEILDAARKRKLFTLYNTHLKSHFVDFRDDPVAGQAANNLRRQRQAETVARLISDNERKGARFVLTGDMNDPVDSAFLQSMYVVDGQALFNALTQPIETRPPKAETQGAGPQTSAWSYRFNPPGADTPPEYSLYDQIWLSPSLSDRVVSAHVDRRTKHGGDGSDHDPTWVHLTL, encoded by the coding sequence ATGCAGGTGTCGGTCGGAACGTTCAACCTCAACAACCTGTTCTCGCGCTACAACTTTCATGCGACGGTCGATGCCTTGCGTGCAGCCGAGCCCGGCGAGAACGATGTCACGGTCGCCTATACCTTCGATCAGGCCAGCGGATTCATGTTGCGCACCTTCAAGGGCCGATTGGTGCACGGCAAGCAATCGAAGGAAACCCAGGCCATCGCGGCCCGCATCCTTGCGATGGATGTCGATGTGCTGGCGGTGCAAGAGGTCGAAGACATCGCCGTGCTGCGGCAGTTCAACAGCGACTACCTCAACGACCTCTACCCGCATCTCGCCCTGATCGAGGGCAATGACGAGCGACTGATCGATGTGGGCGTGATGTCGAAACTGCCGATCGGCAAGGTCAGTTCTTTTCAGACGGCGGTCCATCCGGACGCACCGCAAGAACGCATATTCGGACGCGATCTGCTGGCCGTGGAGATTCTGGATGCCGCCCGCAAGCGCAAACTGTTCACGCTCTACAACACGCATCTGAAGAGTCACTTCGTCGATTTTCGCGACGACCCGGTGGCCGGACAGGCTGCGAACAACCTGCGTCGACAGCGGCAGGCCGAGACGGTGGCCCGCTTGATCAGCGACAACGAGCGCAAGGGAGCGCGCTTTGTATTGACCGGCGACATGAACGACCCGGTCGATTCGGCCTTTTTGCAATCGATGTACGTAGTCGACGGCCAGGCGCTGTTCAACGCACTGACACAGCCGATCGAGACGCGACCACCGAAAGCCGAAACCCAGGGTGCAGGCCCGCAGACGAGCGCGTGGTCGTACCGCTTCAACCCACCGGGTGCGGATACCCCACCCGAGTATTCCCTGTACGATCAGATCTGGTTGAGCCCATCGCTATCGGACCGGGTGGTATCGGCGCACGTCGACCGGCGCACTAAGCATGGCGGCGACGGCTCCGACCACGACCCCACCTGGGTGCATCTCACACTCTGA